One genomic segment of Amycolatopsis sp. WQ 127309 includes these proteins:
- a CDS encoding DivIVA domain-containing protein — protein sequence MESTVSEPEAAPESDVRFPIVLRGYDRRQVDEYVRVAEKRVERHEKARRVAERRLTKAQIPAPRTAVSEQERGLGKRIEKILEVAKSEAEEIKEQARKESEKLLTAAEKTAADAENARVETERAAQQEARRVISRAEQEAATIRTAHQAVLAELGQIADVVEELRDRFGGEAEAEHRAETGAADPVPAPAGSTRAG from the coding sequence ATGGAGAGCACGGTTTCCGAGCCCGAGGCAGCACCCGAGTCCGACGTCCGGTTCCCGATCGTCCTGCGGGGGTACGACCGTCGTCAGGTGGACGAATACGTGCGGGTCGCGGAGAAGCGGGTGGAACGGCACGAGAAGGCGCGGAGGGTGGCGGAGCGCAGGCTGACCAAGGCCCAGATCCCCGCACCTCGGACCGCGGTGTCGGAACAGGAGCGTGGCCTGGGGAAGCGGATCGAAAAGATCCTCGAGGTCGCCAAGTCCGAAGCCGAGGAGATCAAGGAGCAAGCCCGCAAGGAGAGCGAGAAGCTGCTGACGGCCGCGGAGAAGACGGCCGCCGACGCGGAGAACGCCCGTGTGGAGACCGAGCGCGCCGCGCAGCAGGAGGCTCGACGCGTCATCTCCCGCGCGGAACAGGAAGCCGCCACCATCCGGACGGCCCACCAGGCGGTGCTGGCCGAACTCGGCCAGATCGCCGACGTCGTCGAAGAGCTGCGCGACCGATTCGGCGGCGAGGCCGAAGCGGAACATCGTGCTGAGACCGGTGCCGCGGACCCCGTGCCCGCGCCGGCCGGCTCGACGCGGGCCGGTTGA